DNA sequence from the Mus caroli chromosome X, CAROLI_EIJ_v1.1, whole genome shotgun sequence genome:
CCTAGcagaaattaattttcataaaGTACTACTTAGTAAAAAGAACCATGTTCTAAACACAGTGTTTATTTGCCACCTGTGTAACCCAGAGCAAATGACTTTTCACTTCATTTAGACTGTTTCTACATATGTACAAAGCTGTTAATAACCCCTCCCTCACAGGGTTGTTCTAAAACCACGTATGAAACAGAAATCTATGACTGCACCCAGAAAGAACCTGCCACTGGTCTATACACATGCATCCATTCAGACTGCAAACATGCTTTGGACACGTCCATTATCAAAATAGACAAAATGCAAGGTAGAGTCCAACAGCAGACAAAAACACTTACTTCTGCTTCACAAACTCATCAGTAATGAGCTTCTTCACATCTCCAAAGAGTGAGTGATGAATCCTGGGAATATAGAAagctcaaataaacaaataaatataatcagaTCTGGTACACTTCCCAGATGATGGCATTTAATTCCAAGACAGAAAAGAGATTTAGAGCACAGAGAAAGCTCCGTGGAAGCTCAAGAGATGGTTGAGTGAGCAGAGACAAGAGCCATTTCCCCATCCACACAGGTCAAAATCTTGGGCCCACTACCCAGCCCagaatccccacccccagctccaccAGACCACCAGGCTGATGCAATCCTGGGAGCGTCCTCTCTTGCCAAAAGACAACACGGACAGCAAGCGCTGAGAGAGCCCAATCATACCCAGGGCGCAGCCCCAACTTGCGTAGCACCTCCCAGATGACAGCTGCAAGAGGAGGCAagaaggagacaaagacagaaattgaGCATCTGGAATTCAGGCAACAGCCACCTATTCAACTGCATGCCCATCCACTCACCCTCACTGGACCGATTTCCATTCATGAAGATGATGCTAAGAAGCACCATGAGGAGGCCCAGCTTAGGTGAGTCCTTGGTCCTAAGGTAAAGAAAGTTTACGTTCATGAGCCATCATCTGTAAAGCAGCTTGCTAGGCTACCCTCTCCTAGATTCCTCAGATACAGAGAATTCAGCCTACTCTATGGTCCCAGCCATCTGTGACCTAAGGCAGGATGCATTCCCTCTTGAGCCAAGCTCTCCATGCACCAAAATGGTACTCCTACCTATGGTTAGGACATGGAAGAATGCCTGTCAACCCAAGCAAGTCTAACACCACTACTACCCACAGGGATCCAGCGTGtgtgggagtggggacaggggTGTTTAGTCCCTCTTTCCTGAGCTTCTAATAGGCCATGGAAAGAGGGATGGATGGGTGAAAGCAGAAGCCCCTTCCCACCCTAGCACTTTCCCGGCTTACGTTCCCAATATGCCTGCATCAGTTGGCTCTAAGGTACTGAGAAGAATATACAAGTGGTCATTCTTGTCAATTTCTTTCAATTGGATTCCAAATACCTATGGATAGGAAGAAGAacttataaaatcataaaattcagCTTCCAGGGCTTCTGTAGTTTCTTTTATAGCTAAGGGTtttgtgcacatgtgaatgtgtgtgtgtctgtgtgtctgtgtgtgaaagaAAGTAATGGACTATTGTATATAAAGCACATAGTTATGTGCAATTTATACACATAACAAACATAGGGTGGTTATCCATAGCATCTTTGTAATCAAGGGGAATTTAGGGAGACAGAGGGGTGAGCATCTGCAATACATGAGATGGTGTATCCAGCAGCAGGCAGAAGCCAGGACTAAGCTGCACAGCCTTAGCACTAGCTGTGTTTCCACCACTGACTTGCTGTGTGGTCAGTGGCTGCCCCTCCCTAGGCCACCATGTGCTCATCTCCACAGTGATGAGGATGTAGTAGGTCTCTGCTTTCCTCCAGGAGGGTGCTCATATACCTTTCTTCTGTTTAAAGCTTCCCCAGTGCACCCATCCCCCAGGGCTGTCCCTTCACCTTCTCCAAGGAATAGCCTGCTCGTTCAATGATTTCAGGGTATACATCAGTATATTCTTTGATGATGTCCTTCAGCATATCTGCAAATGAGAGTGTTGCAAGCATCTGTGCTGTAGAGATACCAGGTAACCCTGATGCCCAATCAACAGACCCTTTGTTGTCCATGCCATGGGTGGCAGAACCAAGTTGGGGGGTGCTTTTCAATAGAGATCCCACTGTTAGGAGAACTTTGTGAAAAGGGACAGGAGTGTGAGAATGAAGGCTGTCCCCAGCATACTGATGAGAAGGCAAGAGAAGGCGGAGCTCAGGAGAGAGCAAGTGTTTGTAGGACTCTACCTGAGCGCCTGATGGGAATCTTTGTCTGATCTTTAGCCAACAGGTATTTCACCAAGTCATTTGcctaggagaaaaagaaatggtgaaaagaccaaagcaaaaaaacaaaacacagaaaactcCAAAGCACAACAAAGAAGACATCAGGCAACACAATAGAAAAGGTGAGATGTAGAGGGTGGAGTCCATACCCTTCCTTGTAAAAGGGCCACATCTCTGGGTGGGGGTGCCTCAGGTTCCTGGGATGACTGTAGCTTCGCAGCTCTTCTTCGGGCCTTGCCTCTTCGAGCTCTAGGTGACCTCAGGGAAAGCAAAGCTCTCCGAGCCCAGGCAGCCAACCGAGTCCTTGATGCCCTGCGGGCCCAAAAGGCTATGGGTCCCCTTGAAGCTCTGCGGGCCATGGAGGCCATTAGGGCCTTTGAGACCCTTCGACCACCTGTGGCTTCTGAAGTCTGACTCTGGTCACTGTTGCCATCCTCTTCTCCGTCCGGGTGTTTCCCCTGCATCAAAAGAAGGGAAGGTCGATATCAGCAAGTGGTGCAGGTGGCTCTTTCTCGTAACTCAGTCTCTTCTGGAAAGCACACCCAACCCTGTCTCTTCTAGGATACATCCCCTAACCCTGCCCTTGTAGTAAGACTCTGCCTCACTGGACACTAGCCATTCTGAGTCATGGGCTTATCACTGACTACCAGTTGGGAATTTCCTCCCTGAGTGGATCAGGAACAAGTCAGAAATAAGGCCTGAGGCTTTCGTCTTCCCACATCCACCCCGACTCTGCTTCTAGCACCATTGACTAGCCAGTCCTCTTTCTGGGCATCAGTTTCCTGCCATACAGAATGGCAACATAAGGAGTTACTTTCAGATATGAGACTACACATGTGAATAAGCCTACCTCAAGGTCTATAGTGTACAGCTACTCTGTAAATATAAAAGCTGCATTCCAGTCAGCACGCAGCTATGTATATGCCTGCCTCATCTCCCCACCAGCCTGTGAGCTCTGTGGATACAAGAACTGTGACACACTCCTGTTAGTGTTTGCTGGGTCTTTCAGGAACACAggaattgttttaattttggcaGACAAATGAACAAGAAGATTGTGGAGAAGCAAGGATGGGTATGTCAGAGATCTTACCTTTTGGGTATTCTTGGCTTTGACCTTGGGCCGAGTATCCTGGTTCTCCTGAACCTGGACAGCTGTACCCTCAGGCTCTGGTTCATCTGTCCCAGCCTGAGAGGCAGGAGCCTCAGTCTCCGGAGCCTTTGTATTGACCTTCGGATCAGTACCACAGCTGACCTTTTTGGTCGGGGTTGTAGGCATTGTCATAGCCTGCAAGTCAGACTTCTGCGTCTTGGTGTCAGCTGCTGGACTCTTGTTTTCAGTTGCCAGAACCTGGGTCTCACTCAGCTGTGTGGTAGGTGAGGCCTGGGTGGCAGCTGCCTCAGAAGCCTCTGGGTCCTTTGAGACCTCTGTCGCCTTTGGGTTCCCAGAGGCTTTTGGAGCCTTTGCAGCCTCTGAAACCTCTGGTGCCTTTTCAGCCTTTGGTGTTTCTGAGACCTCCAAGTTCTGGGTCACGGTCAACAGGTCCTGCATCACGGAGCCGCTGTCCTTTTCTGAAGCTTTGCCCTGCAAGGGAAAGCAAGGAAGTTCACTGACCTTCTTCCCACCCCTCAACAAGGCAAATGGTCCCAAAATTAGGTG
Encoded proteins:
- the Maged2 gene encoding melanoma-associated antigen D2, with amino-acid sequence MSDTSESGADPARSQGKASEKDSGSVMQDLLTVTQNLEVSETPKAEKAPEVSEAAKAPKASGNPKATEVSKDPEASEAAATQASPTTQLSETQVLATENKSPAADTKTQKSDLQAMTMPTTPTKKVSCGTDPKVNTKAPETEAPASQAGTDEPEPEGTAVQVQENQDTRPKVKAKNTQKGKHPDGEEDGNSDQSQTSEATGGRRVSKALMASMARRASRGPIAFWARRASRTRLAAWARRALLSLRSPRARRGKARRRAAKLQSSQEPEAPPPRDVALLQGRANDLVKYLLAKDQTKIPIRRSDMLKDIIKEYTDVYPEIIERAGYSLEKVFGIQLKEIDKNDHLYILLSTLEPTDAGILGTTKDSPKLGLLMVLLSIIFMNGNRSSEAVIWEVLRKLGLRPGIHHSLFGDVKKLITDEFVKQKYLDYARVPNSNPPEYEFFWGLRSYYETSKMKVLKFACKVQKKDPKEWAAQYREAMEADLKAAAEAAAEAKARAEIRAQMGIGLGSENAAGPCNWDEADIGPWAKARIQAGAETKAKAQGSGGASAGAGASTGTSVGASGSASAGASAGASGGFSNNSSLTASLTFGLFAGLSGAGASTNSSSGACGFSYK